GCTTGTAATTGTCCGGCTTGCCGTCCCACACGACGTTGGGCGCGCCGTGTTTCTTCGCTTCAAAGATGGCCTTTTCCGCCCAGGAGCCACACTTGATGTAATCCGCCTTGCCGCCATTGAGGAAGTTCATGGCGAGCATGGAGAACTGGAGGGTCGCGCCGCCCTGGAGGAACAGGACGCGGTAGTTGTCCGGCAGGTTCAACAGGGCCTTGATGTTGTCCTTGGCGGCGGCGTGAACGGCGTCGAAGGCCTTGGACCGGTGGCTGATTTCCATCACCGAGGCGCCAGCGCCGGGCAGGGCGAGCAATTCGGCCTGGACGCGCTCAAGCACCGTCAGGGGCAGGGCGGCCGGACCGGCCGAGAAATTGTGCACACGTTTCTCCACGATACATCTCCTTCATGGGTGAGAAATCGAACCCGGCGGACACAGGGCCACCGCGTCATGCATACCGCCTGGGGTAGGGAGGGTGGCCCCGGAATGCCGGAGGAAAGGGCATGCCGGTACGGGGAAATGGTAGCAGAAACGGAGCGGGGCGCGCCACGTGGGGGCGGGCGTACGGGGCCCGGAGGCTAGCGGGCCTGGCGTAGGGGCGGATCGGCGAATTCCGGGTCGACGGTGATTTCCTCGGCGGGAATCTCGATGATTTTCCCGTCCCGTTCGACGACGATGGAACGACCGGCGCGCTTGTGCTCCGCGAGCGCGCGCTGCACGCCTTCATACATGCCGCGGTCAAACGCCTTCTGGATTTCGTCGTCGGTCATTTGGTGGCCTCACGGATTCTGCGCCAAGTCTCGGCATCATACACGCTAATTGTACCATTCTTATCTCGGGAGGCGACAGGAACAGGCATTTCTCCTGAATTGTCCACGCAATCCCATGTTCGAGCGAGTGGCGCGTACAGATTCAAGAAGTTCCGCATGCCGCGGACGTAGCGCCGGCGAACGACATCGTCGGGAATGTGGTGGCCGCCGGCGGCGACGCGGCGGGCGACGCGCTCGATGGCGAGATCGGGGGTGCGCAGCCATACGAAGAGCAGGTGCACGGTGTAGCCCTGCTCCCGGCACGCCCGCAGGAAGGGGGCGAAGGAGCGCGAGGCCATGGTGGTTTCGAAGGCGAAGTCCTGTTGATCCGAGGCCAGGCGCCGGATCCGGCTAAGCATGATGCGCCCGGCCTCCATCGCCACGGATTCCGGGCGGAACGGGGAAATTCCGGCGGCGATTGCGTCGGCGTTCACGAATTCGGGGCAGCGGAGGGCGTCCGGAAAGAGGGCCGTGGCGGCGGTGGTTTTTCCGGCCCCGTTCGGGCCGCCGATGACATAGACTCTGGGCATGGTTGCCTTTCCGCGCGGCGTGGAGGCGCCCCGCACGGCTTCCTGCTTGTTGCGCCAAATCACCTTCTGAATTTTGTCGACGTCTATTCCGTGATCGCGGAGGCGTCGCGCCGGGTTTCGGCGCTGTAGACGGTGCGCGGGCACGGGCTGGGCCGCGTTCTCAAATCCTCCGCGAGGTCGGTGATACGCTTTGCCCCGATAGCATGCAGGGCGTCCTTCCACGGGAGTCCGTCGGGGGACGGATCCAAACCCCACTTACCGTCCGATCCCAGATTGAAACTCCAAACGGAATGGTGGCCGTAACTGATTCCAGCAACGCCGGTTTCGATCGCGCCGAGAATATGTTCGAAGACTTGATCCGCTGTGCAGCCCTGATTGCAGCCGCACATGCTGGCGCGGCCTTCGTATACGGGCTCTGAAAGAAAGACAGGTTTCTCCGGCACGCGTTCGATCTCGGACCGGACCAGGTCGTTAATGGAGCCGGGATTACACTTGTGAACTGAATAGAAGTCCATGTATTCGGGGCCGATAGCGGCCACGTCCACCACGGACTGTCCGGAGCGCGGGTGGAAGGTGGCCAGGCGATCCGGATCGGCCGATTTTACGCCACGGAGCGTTTCGATAACGCGGGATCGCATGTCTGCCGGGTCGCGTTTGGCGTGCGGCGAATCCAGGCCTTCGATTGTGTACGCGAAGATATTCGGGCGTTCGCGGAAGGCTGCGGCGATGCGGCGCCCGACTTCGTAATTGTCCGACACCAGCGCGCCGGCGTGGTAGTC
This is a stretch of genomic DNA from Candidatus Hydrogenedentota bacterium. It encodes these proteins:
- a CDS encoding zeta toxin family protein, yielding MPRVYVIGGPNGAGKTTAATALFPDALRCPEFVNADAIAAGISPFRPESVAMEAGRIMLSRIRRLASDQQDFAFETTMASRSFAPFLRACREQGYTVHLLFVWLRTPDLAIERVARRVAAGGHHIPDDVVRRRYVRGMRNFLNLYAPLARTWDCVDNSGEMPVPVASRDKNGTISVYDAETWRRIREATK
- a CDS encoding DUF4038 domain-containing protein; this translates as MRSNRIIYGPSTFHIAPPLLFAMALALAATADAAGAHAAPRIRVNGQCFETVRGETFFPIADTAWLLVRMSESDIAHYVQTRSAQGFNTIKFGPESEAVDFPKLDFILDTLAKYGMYAELFIPSYDYHAGALVSDNYEVGRRIAAAFRERPNIFAYTIEGLDSPHAKRDPADMRSRVIETLRGVKSADPDRLATFHPRSGQSVVDVAAIGPEYMDFYSVHKCNPGSINDLVRSEIERVPEKPVFLSEPVYEGRASMCGCNQGCTADQVFEHILGAIETGVAGISYGHHSVWSFNLGSDGKWGLDPSPDGLPWKDALHAIGAKRITDLAEDLRTRPSPCPRTVYSAETRRDASAITE